In Blastopirellula sp. J2-11, a single genomic region encodes these proteins:
- a CDS encoding peptidase MA family metallohydrolase, with the protein MLFCLCRFFAILGLVAVASLADSAQASAWDIESDNFQIRTFVGGPSAVQLLQRCESLRADLQQVWFTAADRRDWSPRCQVFVHSTKSSYQTAVGRGAAQTSGSSLIQASGGKIVSRRIDLLYDVQKGASALPHELTHVVLADRFDDGRPPRWLDEGIATMADSPEKRTLHHRDCHNALRTGEALRVVQLLRLEQFTSAKQVPAFYGQSLSLVHFLADQGEPANLIDFAEAAIERGYDRALRDIYQIEGIEDLERRWRKYAWKMGPKAPQSLVLTIAR; encoded by the coding sequence ATGCTGTTTTGTTTATGCCGGTTTTTCGCGATCCTCGGTCTGGTCGCAGTCGCCTCTCTGGCTGACTCAGCACAAGCGTCCGCCTGGGATATCGAGTCTGACAATTTTCAGATTCGCACGTTTGTCGGCGGTCCCAGCGCCGTGCAATTGCTGCAGCGATGCGAATCGCTACGTGCCGACTTGCAGCAGGTTTGGTTCACCGCCGCGGATCGGCGTGATTGGAGTCCCCGTTGCCAGGTTTTCGTGCACTCGACTAAGTCCAGTTACCAAACGGCCGTAGGGCGCGGCGCCGCTCAGACTTCTGGCAGCAGCTTGATTCAAGCGAGCGGCGGAAAAATCGTTAGTCGCCGCATCGATTTGCTCTACGACGTTCAGAAAGGGGCCAGCGCCTTGCCTCACGAGCTGACGCATGTGGTCTTGGCCGATCGCTTTGACGACGGGCGTCCGCCTCGTTGGTTAGACGAAGGAATCGCGACGATGGCCGATTCGCCCGAGAAACGAACGCTCCATCACCGAGATTGTCACAATGCGCTTCGCACCGGCGAAGCGTTGCGGGTCGTCCAACTACTTCGTCTCGAACAGTTCACCTCCGCGAAACAAGTACCCGCATTTTACGGCCAGAGTTTGTCGTTGGTCCACTTTTTGGCCGACCAGGGCGAACCTGCCAATTTGATTGACTTTGCCGAAGCGGCGATCGAACGCGGTTATGATCGCGCACTCCGCGATATCTATCAGATCGAGGGGATTGAAGATCTGGAGCGACGCTGGCGTAAGTATGCCTGGAAGATGGGGCCGAAAGCGCCGCAATCGCTGGTCTTGACGATTGCTCGTTAA
- a CDS encoding wax synthase family protein: MTISANPIRQSSPASGDTTRWGWRVSLLPLLPALITVLAPPQLSGWLLMWLLAVSIYLGCKWLAYSTTSVPSTMGRNLAYWLAWPGLDAPAFLRLETQSPIAVPQKSEWFFAALKTVFGGTLLVAAIAWSDRLPPLAVGWLGMLGLIFSLHFGLFHGLSCWWRSRGVDAPRLMNAPLAATSISDFWGRRWNIAFRDLTHRFLFRPLAARLGPQWAVMLGFAFSGVVHDFVISYPAGDGYGWPTAYFLLQGCAILLERSRWGKQVSLHHGWRGKMFAAVVLITPLTWLFHRPFVENIIVPMLLTLKEIG, translated from the coding sequence ATGACCATCTCCGCTAACCCAATTCGCCAGAGCTCGCCAGCTTCGGGCGATACGACACGTTGGGGATGGCGCGTCAGCCTGTTGCCGCTATTGCCGGCGCTGATCACCGTTTTGGCGCCCCCACAACTGTCGGGTTGGCTGCTGATGTGGCTGCTGGCGGTGAGTATTTATCTGGGCTGCAAGTGGCTCGCGTACAGCACCACTTCGGTCCCGTCGACCATGGGACGCAATCTCGCCTATTGGTTGGCCTGGCCGGGACTCGACGCACCAGCATTTTTGAGGCTTGAAACCCAATCGCCGATCGCCGTTCCTCAGAAAAGTGAATGGTTCTTCGCCGCGCTCAAAACGGTGTTCGGCGGAACGCTATTGGTTGCCGCGATCGCCTGGTCAGACCGGTTGCCGCCGCTGGCAGTTGGATGGCTCGGAATGTTGGGGCTAATTTTCTCGCTCCACTTTGGACTATTTCATGGGCTCTCCTGTTGGTGGCGAAGTCGCGGCGTTGATGCGCCGCGGCTGATGAACGCTCCCTTGGCGGCGACTTCGATCTCAGACTTTTGGGGCCGACGCTGGAACATCGCCTTCCGTGATCTGACGCATCGTTTTTTGTTCCGTCCATTGGCTGCTCGCTTGGGTCCGCAGTGGGCCGTCATGCTGGGCTTTGCGTTTAGCGGCGTCGTGCATGACTTTGTGATTTCGTATCCAGCCGGCGACGGATATGGCTGGCCCACCGCTTATTTTTTATTGCAAGGCTGTGCGATCTTGCTCGAGCGTAGTCGCTGGGGAAAACAGGTTTCGCTACATCACGGTTGGCGCGGAAAAATGTTCGCCGCGGTGGTGTTGATCACACCGCTCACTTGGCTGTTTCACCGCCCGTTTGTCGAGAACATCATCGTGCCGATGCTACTCACACTGAAAGAAATCGGATGA
- a CDS encoding sensor histidine kinase, whose protein sequence is MRWPLRIQLLLPFAAVLLAIMVGVTLVTAQISVANAKARIETRLRDVATVLQSATFPLSEAVLEQMKGLSGAQYAVTLEGQLLRSTLGGLQSDQLTSLQVTDSIEHLALTEEMSIDEQEYFHAAVALQGRAQQGQVLHMFYPVDSYRKAWAAAAGPPFWIGLAGFLVLGIVAFALARNVTAPIAQLRKQVERIAAGDASPIPARVTNDEVRDLVDAVNQLAEQLTAYDEKIRTLERTRVLGQLGAGFAHQVRNAATGCRLALDIHALQCPQAHDESMAIANQQLALISTHLRAIVNFGKEERRDFEPLDLRQIVLETLPLVRPLAQHHHVNMTFIGDGVFPMMGEATLLQTVIVNLLTNAVEAIAGHPRSDQSATGEVRVELNREPGGVRLTVTDNGPGLPPEIAAVAFDPLITSKHEGVGLGLTIVREVARVHHGDATYRRENGETRFEIHLTDTRND, encoded by the coding sequence ATGCGCTGGCCGTTACGTATCCAACTTCTGCTTCCGTTCGCCGCTGTGCTGCTGGCGATCATGGTCGGCGTGACGCTGGTGACGGCCCAGATCTCGGTCGCCAACGCCAAAGCTCGAATCGAAACCCGCCTGCGCGACGTGGCGACCGTCTTGCAATCGGCGACCTTCCCGCTCAGCGAAGCGGTGCTGGAGCAAATGAAAGGGCTCTCTGGCGCCCAATATGCCGTAACGCTAGAGGGGCAACTGCTGCGGTCGACCTTGGGCGGACTGCAATCAGACCAACTCACGTCGCTGCAGGTGACCGACTCGATTGAGCATCTGGCGTTGACCGAGGAAATGTCGATCGACGAGCAAGAATACTTCCATGCCGCGGTAGCGCTGCAAGGTCGAGCCCAGCAGGGTCAGGTCCTCCATATGTTCTATCCGGTCGACTCGTATCGCAAAGCTTGGGCGGCCGCAGCAGGTCCGCCGTTTTGGATCGGTTTGGCGGGGTTTCTCGTGCTGGGAATCGTGGCTTTCGCCCTCGCGCGAAATGTCACCGCGCCAATCGCCCAGTTGCGCAAACAAGTCGAGCGGATCGCTGCCGGCGACGCTTCCCCCATTCCCGCGCGCGTCACCAATGACGAAGTCCGCGACTTGGTGGACGCCGTCAATCAACTGGCCGAACAGCTGACCGCCTATGACGAAAAGATTCGGACGCTGGAGCGAACTCGCGTGCTTGGTCAATTAGGCGCAGGATTCGCACATCAGGTCCGCAATGCCGCGACTGGGTGCCGCCTGGCTCTCGATATCCATGCGCTGCAATGCCCCCAAGCACATGACGAAAGCATGGCGATCGCCAACCAACAGCTGGCGCTGATCTCGACTCACTTGCGGGCCATTGTCAATTTTGGCAAAGAAGAACGCCGTGACTTTGAGCCGCTCGACTTGCGTCAGATTGTCCTGGAGACGTTGCCGCTGGTCCGACCATTGGCGCAACACCATCACGTCAACATGACATTTATCGGCGACGGAGTCTTTCCGATGATGGGAGAAGCGACGCTATTGCAGACCGTGATTGTAAATTTGCTGACCAACGCCGTCGAAGCGATTGCAGGCCATCCGCGCAGCGACCAATCCGCAACCGGCGAAGTCCGGGTAGAATTGAACCGAGAACCAGGAGGCGTTCGTTTGACGGTCACCGACAACGGCCCTGGCTTGCCGCCTGAGATCGCAGCGGTCGCATTTGATCCGCTGATTACTTCCAAGCATGAAGGGGTCGGACTGGGCTTAACGATCGTTCGTGAAGTAGCGCGCGTTCATCATGGCGATGCGACCTATCGTCGTGAGAATGGCGAAACGCGATTTGAAATTCACTTGACTGATACGAGAAACGACTAA
- a CDS encoding anti-sigma factor translates to MDCTEARERLSDYFDGEMPAEQQQAMTDHLADCESCALELADYEDLSALTASLDHPLPPAGLWGEIESQLQTEDSLSPESLATAQPFRWTTGRYVPLVMALAASVVFAIGWFGYQSNLRTIGNLAIATVFDQYFDTLHQDPVAAQQILLTKYEGQTVDAEHAVHLVGYRPAVADGVPEGYSLHTTNVIKMPQGDCVHTQFQRADGSTLAIFEHDGERPAWFGKRAATQAVHGERKLNVVDLDQRVAATWREGDRHLTVVGAHNAEELGQLAGWFGKRTNLLRE, encoded by the coding sequence ATGGATTGCACTGAAGCACGAGAACGTTTGTCCGACTATTTCGACGGCGAAATGCCGGCCGAACAACAACAAGCGATGACCGACCATCTGGCCGACTGCGAATCTTGCGCACTGGAGTTGGCCGACTATGAAGATCTTTCGGCGTTGACCGCGTCGCTCGATCATCCGCTGCCGCCAGCGGGTCTATGGGGTGAAATTGAATCGCAACTGCAAACGGAGGACTCACTGTCGCCAGAAAGTTTGGCTACCGCGCAGCCCTTTCGTTGGACGACAGGGCGCTACGTGCCGTTGGTGATGGCGCTGGCGGCCAGCGTGGTGTTTGCAATCGGCTGGTTTGGCTATCAATCCAATCTCCGCACGATCGGCAATCTGGCGATTGCTACGGTGTTTGATCAATACTTCGACACGCTGCATCAAGACCCCGTCGCCGCTCAGCAGATTTTGTTGACGAAATACGAAGGGCAAACGGTCGACGCTGAACACGCCGTTCATTTGGTCGGATATCGCCCGGCTGTCGCCGATGGCGTTCCAGAAGGTTATTCCCTGCACACGACCAACGTCATCAAGATGCCGCAAGGGGATTGCGTCCACACTCAATTTCAACGTGCCGACGGAAGTACCTTGGCGATCTTCGAGCATGATGGAGAGCGGCCCGCCTGGTTTGGCAAACGCGCGGCGACTCAAGCCGTACACGGCGAAAGGAAGCTGAATGTGGTCGATCTCGACCAGCGCGTCGCGGCGACATGGCGCGAAGGGGATCGACATCTGACCGTCGTGGGCGCCCATAATGCGGAAGAACTAGGGCAATTGGCCGGCTGGTTCGGCAAGCGAACCAATCTGCTGCGGGAGTAG
- a CDS encoding sigma-54-dependent transcriptional regulator encodes MADVLIVDDEPSVCWAVSSLAEAKGHRAEIAASAEEALQKLNTFQPAAIVLDVRLPGKSGLEAIEAIRGASQNVPIILITAFGDLETAVAAVRSGAFEYIVKPFDAATITGALERALTPRETTIATSPGESMLPPDGMVGKSLSIQTVFKKIAQASAADACVLIEGESGSGKELAARAIHQHSARSAGPFVAVNLASLSPSLVESELFGHTRGAFTDAHDAKPGFLQLANGGTLFLDEVADIPAAAQVKLLRALEHGEVTPVGGGQPVPTRFRVVSATHRHLLSQVEEGDFRHDLYFRLSAFRLQLPPLRERVDDIPELAKFFLSQLGVEGQSAAITTAALTELKRRPWYGNVREFRNALEHAQIVSMGDAIRVEHLPAAAPPLNTTGQVDLAELVRSWAQQQLATDESIDDLHARLLALVEPPLLRAALEKHQGQFVAAAKTLGMHRTTVKKKADDYGISSD; translated from the coding sequence ATGGCGGATGTTCTTATCGTTGACGACGAACCCAGCGTCTGCTGGGCAGTCAGCTCACTTGCCGAAGCGAAAGGGCACCGCGCGGAAATCGCCGCCTCTGCTGAAGAAGCGCTGCAGAAGCTCAACACGTTTCAGCCGGCTGCGATTGTGCTCGACGTTCGCTTGCCCGGCAAATCGGGACTGGAAGCGATCGAAGCGATCCGAGGCGCATCTCAGAACGTTCCGATCATTCTGATCACGGCGTTCGGCGACTTAGAAACTGCGGTCGCCGCCGTACGCAGCGGCGCGTTTGAATATATTGTCAAACCGTTTGACGCCGCGACCATCACCGGCGCGTTAGAAAGAGCACTGACGCCGCGCGAAACGACCATTGCGACGTCGCCCGGCGAATCGATGCTTCCCCCAGACGGAATGGTCGGCAAGTCGCTTTCGATTCAAACGGTCTTTAAAAAAATCGCGCAAGCCTCGGCTGCCGACGCCTGCGTCTTGATCGAAGGGGAAAGCGGCTCTGGCAAAGAACTCGCGGCCCGAGCGATTCACCAACATAGCGCCCGATCAGCGGGACCATTCGTAGCGGTCAACCTGGCGTCACTAAGCCCCTCGTTGGTCGAGAGCGAATTGTTCGGACATACCCGCGGCGCGTTCACCGACGCGCACGACGCCAAGCCGGGCTTCTTGCAACTTGCCAACGGCGGGACGCTGTTTCTCGACGAAGTCGCCGATATCCCGGCCGCCGCACAGGTCAAGCTGCTGCGAGCGCTGGAACATGGTGAAGTTACGCCGGTCGGCGGCGGACAACCGGTGCCAACCCGCTTTCGCGTCGTTTCGGCGACGCATCGTCACTTGCTCTCGCAGGTCGAAGAAGGAGACTTCCGGCACGATCTCTATTTTCGCTTGAGCGCGTTTCGCTTACAGCTTCCCCCGCTGCGCGAACGGGTTGATGACATTCCGGAACTGGCGAAATTCTTTCTCTCGCAACTCGGCGTAGAGGGCCAAAGTGCGGCGATTACTACGGCGGCCCTGACCGAACTCAAACGTCGTCCGTGGTACGGCAACGTGCGTGAGTTTCGCAACGCGCTGGAACACGCGCAGATCGTCAGCATGGGAGATGCGATTCGTGTCGAACATTTGCCTGCCGCGGCGCCCCCGCTCAACACGACGGGACAAGTCGATCTGGCCGAGTTGGTCCGCTCTTGGGCGCAGCAGCAACTAGCGACCGACGAGTCGATTGACGACTTGCACGCCCGATTGCTGGCGCTGGTCGAACCGCCGCTGCTCCGCGCCGCGTTGGAAAAGCACCAGGGGCAATTTGTCGCGGCGGCCAAAACGCTCGGCATGCACCGGACGACGGTCAAGAAGAAGGCGGACGATTATGGGATTTCGAGCGACTAA
- a CDS encoding DUF1559 domain-containing protein, with amino-acid sequence MKISAVQRKGFTLVELLVVIAIIGVLIALLLPAVQQAREAARRMQCSNNLKQLGLAIHNYESSFKRFPASIIIGSSGTFGGSNNGSWGVHGRILNYLEQGNLENLVDLNVGWDSQMGINEVKIPVFGCPSDPGSNVIREGTSTKPSIYPTTYGFNLGTWFVYDPATKKGGDGMFYPNSHLTFAAATDGTSNTLLAAEVKAWTPYTRNTQPPATTIPVDVDDAEDAVAAAAADFKGDPPTGHTEWPDGRVHHTGFTAAMTPNTYVNYNDGTTDFDADYNSNQEGKTLDPTYAIITSRSWHPGVVQVARVDGSVSSVAETIDLATWRYMATRNGGEVIPAN; translated from the coding sequence TTGAAAATCAGCGCGGTGCAGAGAAAAGGCTTTACCCTAGTCGAGTTGTTGGTGGTGATCGCCATCATCGGCGTCTTAATCGCATTACTGCTGCCGGCAGTCCAGCAAGCTCGCGAAGCGGCTCGCCGCATGCAATGCAGCAACAACCTGAAACAGCTCGGTCTGGCGATCCACAACTATGAGAGTTCGTTCAAGAGGTTTCCCGCCAGTATTATCATTGGTTCATCGGGAACGTTTGGCGGCTCCAACAACGGCTCCTGGGGCGTTCATGGGCGAATTCTGAACTACCTGGAGCAAGGGAATTTGGAAAATCTTGTTGATCTGAACGTCGGATGGGATTCCCAGATGGGGATCAACGAAGTGAAAATCCCGGTTTTCGGCTGCCCCAGCGACCCGGGCTCGAATGTCATTCGTGAAGGAACATCGACGAAACCATCCATCTATCCAACGACTTATGGTTTTAACCTGGGAACCTGGTTCGTCTATGATCCCGCTACAAAAAAAGGGGGGGACGGCATGTTCTATCCCAACAGCCATCTCACCTTTGCAGCAGCGACTGATGGCACGAGCAATACGCTCTTGGCGGCCGAGGTAAAAGCGTGGACCCCCTACACGCGCAATACGCAACCGCCGGCGACAACCATTCCGGTTGATGTAGACGATGCGGAAGACGCAGTCGCCGCCGCTGCAGCTGATTTTAAGGGCGATCCGCCTACGGGCCACACCGAATGGCCAGACGGTCGCGTACATCACACAGGGTTCACTGCCGCAATGACTCCCAATACCTATGTCAATTACAACGACGGTACGACCGACTTCGATGCGGATTACAATTCCAATCAAGAAGGCAAAACGCTGGATCCGACCTATGCCATCATCACGTCGCGCAGTTGGCATCCCGGGGTTGTTCAGGTCGCTCGTGTCGATGGATCGGTCTCAAGCGTCGCCGAAACGATCGACTTGGCCACCTGGCGCTATATGGCGACGCGCAACGGGGGCGAAGTGATACCGGCGAACTAG
- a CDS encoding RNA polymerase sigma factor has translation MTDYTQLDEKERMITLVAASQTGDRDAFGQLVEQFQGVVFAIALKRLRDYAEAQELCQDVFIQAMQKIDQLREPAAFPGWLRSITVRMAINRAVRRPPDIATEPDTLAATCVDRRTPLHALIDGERAETLHSGLAQLRDLDRETLRAFYVEGQSLREMSDEFDAPIGTIKRRLHVARKRLAKEMEDQIAV, from the coding sequence ATGACTGACTACACGCAACTCGACGAAAAAGAGCGGATGATCACCCTGGTCGCGGCTTCGCAAACCGGCGACCGTGACGCGTTCGGCCAGTTGGTCGAGCAGTTCCAGGGAGTCGTCTTCGCGATCGCCCTGAAGCGACTGCGGGACTACGCCGAGGCGCAAGAGCTGTGTCAGGACGTATTCATCCAAGCGATGCAGAAGATCGATCAACTGCGTGAGCCGGCGGCGTTCCCCGGTTGGCTGCGGTCGATCACCGTTCGCATGGCGATCAACCGCGCCGTGCGACGTCCTCCTGACATCGCGACCGAGCCGGATACCCTGGCGGCGACTTGCGTCGATCGCCGGACTCCGCTCCACGCGTTGATCGACGGCGAACGCGCCGAGACGCTGCACTCGGGCCTGGCCCAGCTGCGTGATCTCGACCGCGAAACGCTGCGAGCGTTTTACGTCGAAGGTCAGTCGCTGCGTGAGATGAGCGACGAGTTTGATGCGCCGATCGGCACCATCAAGCGTCGTCTGCACGTCGCTCGTAAGCGTCTGGCCAAGGAGATGGAAGATCAGATCGCCGTCTAA
- a CDS encoding HYExAFE family protein gives MTIRTNHYEAAFEAYLRQLQTPYVAVDESRRSLTPDGSIKNVDFIVSPSGSEMSWLVDVKGRQFPSGRKNRYWKNWATIDDLQAMAQWELLFGPQFRGLFVFAYCVTGDMAPLPHNFLFPFKGEIYAFVGVRIDLYAAWARRISPKWRTIAMPTTAFRQLAQPLKLFLEAQIVSGGDFDRRRATEMAPVY, from the coding sequence ATGACGATTCGCACCAATCACTATGAAGCTGCTTTCGAGGCCTATCTTCGCCAACTACAAACCCCCTATGTGGCGGTTGATGAATCACGTCGCTCGCTGACGCCCGATGGCTCGATCAAAAACGTCGACTTCATCGTCTCGCCGTCTGGGAGCGAGATGTCTTGGTTGGTCGATGTGAAGGGACGACAGTTCCCATCGGGGCGCAAAAATCGCTACTGGAAGAACTGGGCGACCATTGATGACTTGCAGGCGATGGCCCAATGGGAGTTGTTGTTTGGGCCGCAGTTTCGGGGATTGTTCGTCTTCGCCTACTGCGTAACCGGAGACATGGCGCCGCTGCCGCACAATTTTCTCTTCCCGTTCAAGGGAGAGATCTATGCGTTTGTCGGCGTGCGAATTGATCTCTATGCGGCATGGGCCCGGCGAATCTCGCCCAAGTGGCGGACCATCGCAATGCCGACCACCGCCTTCCGGCAACTGGCGCAGCCGCTAAAGCTGTTCCTGGAGGCGCAGATCGTCTCTGGCGGAGATTTTGATCGGCGTCGGGCGACGGAGATGGCGCCGGTCTATTAA
- a CDS encoding RNA polymerase sigma factor has protein sequence MNTAETPDLPRRKPNLAASNRVKEDTFPSGIDPLAEIAAACRQGNMAARRQLYDACGQHVYRVAARVAGEQDAADVTQQVFLQAFRSIDKFDGRSRVETWLHRIAVNEALQHLRRNRRHKHSDLDWEPMDQVDSGRQTEQKEALEQALANIDPELKSIFLLREVEDYSYHDIAESLHIPEGTVGSRLNRARRDLKQQLQEMGFSPT, from the coding sequence ATGAATACGGCAGAAACTCCCGATCTTCCGCGAAGAAAACCCAACCTTGCTGCATCCAACAGGGTGAAAGAGGACACGTTTCCGTCGGGAATCGATCCTCTGGCCGAAATCGCAGCGGCTTGCCGGCAAGGAAACATGGCGGCTCGGCGTCAGTTGTATGACGCTTGTGGTCAACATGTATACCGCGTAGCAGCTCGCGTCGCAGGCGAACAAGACGCCGCCGACGTGACGCAGCAGGTTTTCTTGCAGGCGTTCCGCTCGATCGACAAATTTGATGGTCGGTCGCGGGTCGAAACATGGCTCCACCGAATCGCCGTTAACGAGGCGCTGCAACATCTGCGGCGCAATCGTCGACATAAGCACAGCGATCTCGACTGGGAACCGATGGATCAGGTCGACTCGGGCCGGCAGACCGAACAAAAAGAGGCGCTCGAGCAAGCGTTGGCGAATATCGATCCCGAATTAAAATCGATATTTCTGCTGCGTGAGGTCGAGGACTATTCGTACCACGATATCGCGGAGTCGCTGCACATTCCGGAAGGAACGGTCGGGTCTCGGCTCAATCGTGCGCGGCGCGATTTGAAGCAACAGCTTCAAGAAATGGGTTTTTCCCCTACCTAA